One segment of Polaribacter huanghezhanensis DNA contains the following:
- a CDS encoding DUF3667 domain-containing protein, whose translation MKVRIRKKSNKPAKILDAECFNCGHPFSGHEKFCPECGQANKDKRITFGSFLHEFFNGFISWDSKFWTTIVPLLTKPGKVSRDYIDGKRQRYANPFRFYLSVSVLFFLMLGATESYDTFKELRTGKTTKNKSLNDRFNDTSKTLDSLDLKSNLKDALKDVDSIKREEILNAISKANLDSLKNKSTSSGHLRIGTFPDASNYFFFQKKHPELDIETALDSLKAEHTFVNRFMYSRFQAVDKIWKNDENRKQFTKQVISYVSISLFVLLPLFTLFLKLFYARRKFTYVEHLIFVFHTQTVFFLLLSLFYLINYIKYNEYITTIFLLLFIIYLFLAMKHFYKQGYFKTFLKFILINISFFFASLFGFVFIALIAFAFY comes from the coding sequence ATGAAAGTACGAATTAGGAAAAAAAGCAATAAACCAGCAAAGATTTTAGACGCTGAGTGTTTTAATTGCGGACATCCTTTTTCTGGTCATGAAAAATTTTGTCCTGAATGTGGACAAGCAAACAAAGACAAACGCATTACATTTGGTAGTTTTTTACACGAATTTTTTAACGGATTTATTTCTTGGGATTCCAAATTCTGGACCACTATTGTTCCGCTTTTAACTAAACCAGGCAAAGTTTCTAGAGATTATATTGATGGAAAAAGACAACGTTATGCAAATCCGTTTCGTTTTTATTTATCAGTTTCTGTACTTTTCTTTTTAATGCTTGGAGCCACAGAAAGTTATGATACATTTAAAGAACTTAGAACAGGAAAAACGACAAAAAACAAAAGCTTAAATGATCGGTTTAATGATACTTCAAAAACGTTAGACTCTCTAGATTTAAAATCAAATTTAAAGGATGCTTTAAAAGATGTTGACTCCATAAAAAGAGAAGAAATTTTAAACGCCATTTCTAAAGCAAACTTAGATTCTCTTAAAAATAAATCAACAAGTTCAGGGCATCTCCGAATAGGGACTTTCCCAGATGCGAGTAACTACTTTTTCTTTCAAAAAAAACATCCAGAATTAGACATAGAAACCGCATTGGATAGCTTAAAAGCAGAACATACTTTTGTGAATCGTTTTATGTATAGTAGGTTTCAAGCTGTTGATAAAATATGGAAAAATGATGAAAATAGAAAGCAATTTACAAAACAAGTAATCTCTTACGTTTCAATTTCTTTATTTGTTTTATTGCCTTTATTTACGCTCTTTTTAAAACTCTTTTATGCGAGAAGAAAATTTACCTATGTAGAGCATTTAATCTTTGTTTTTCATACTCAAACTGTTTTCTTCTTATTGCTATCGCTTTTTTATCTTATCAATTATATAAAATACAATGAGTATATAACAACCATCTTTTTGTTGCTCTTTATAATCTACTTGTTTTTGGCAATGAAACATTTTTACAAACAAGGTTATTTTAAAACCTTTCTAAAATTTATACTCATAAATATAAGCTTTTTCTTTGCTTCTTTATTCGGATTTGTATTTATAGCGCTAATTGCGTTTGCTTTTTATTAA
- a CDS encoding NRDE family protein has protein sequence MCTVTYLPIGESDFILTSNRDEQPSRKTLEPKEYFEDGVKLTYPKDELAGGTWIGLSDKNRLVCLLNGGFEIHEREALYKMSRGIIVKAILKSDDFENYITTFDFIGIEPFTIVLLDWNTKLKAYELVWDGTQQHFSKLKNEPKIWSSSTLYTQQEKELRKGWFADWLANQKGITQEEILKFHHNSEFGTPENSPKMKRSYVETVSITSVKKSDQNIALNYEKIS, from the coding sequence ATGTGTACAGTTACGTATTTGCCAATTGGTGAATCTGATTTTATATTGACTTCTAATAGAGATGAGCAACCATCAAGAAAAACCTTGGAGCCTAAAGAGTATTTTGAAGATGGTGTAAAACTAACCTATCCAAAAGATGAATTGGCTGGTGGAACTTGGATTGGTTTAAGTGATAAAAACAGATTGGTTTGTTTGTTAAATGGCGGATTTGAAATTCACGAACGTGAAGCATTGTATAAAATGAGCAGAGGAATTATTGTGAAAGCTATTTTAAAATCGGACGATTTTGAAAACTATATTACCACTTTCGATTTTATAGGAATAGAACCATTTACAATTGTATTGTTAGATTGGAACACCAAATTAAAAGCATACGAATTGGTTTGGGACGGAACACAACAACATTTTTCTAAATTAAAAAACGAACCCAAAATTTGGTCTTCATCAACGTTATATACGCAGCAAGAAAAAGAATTGCGAAAAGGGTGGTTTGCTGATTGGTTGGCAAATCAAAAGGGAATTACACAAGAAGAAATTTTAAAATTTCATCACAATTCTGAATTCGGAACTCCAGAAAATTCACCAAAAATGAAACGTAGTTATGTTGAAACAGTTAGTATTACTTCTGTTAAAAAAAGTGATCAAAACATCGCCTTGAATTACGAAAAAATCAGTTAA